In Littorina saxatilis isolate snail1 linkage group LG8, US_GU_Lsax_2.0, whole genome shotgun sequence, a single genomic region encodes these proteins:
- the LOC138974522 gene encoding nephrin-like: MMLFAVWLLAGLQINLFQHCTGIQIQECNDGAVEAVENTTRSVTCADDTGGVTWQYRLPNASTTNQTIGTCGSTCTLAPSRPKGLFNLTRLSASSSRLGLSSTVTARQYAGTTLWCGTAQCNLTVTVNAELGALAVNLSKPDTGDGWTVSGTVEITRVFSSSGQYRCVWSRRHGNGQYTEVANETLFPEANLNDEDKSGTCDFNDSLPDTTGNYTYRVQVYPGATEKTDSSVVIASPPTPSISCTPRNGYVSEDTDVSCTCSGSVGRPAGRLVWVRRNNNVDTRVKEGSDGQTSLKLTMTVNRSHDGNELRCDVDWVTNTTGPAYTVNVTCECLFMLCLDSADGSPPSEPDLRRTDGITKPYLEGDNVTLTCFVTSSGHPTANLTWSGHENGVITNPDWKTSILRLLSVGKGDHLRNITCHAVNDFTRLKQRDLSDVQTLWVYYGPNITLDSSAGNTCIMTSNSMNCTTVEGQQVHFRSNADSHPLPQRYVWQTPDGSDLDPASGEDLDIVSINRSQSGVYRVQVNTTMPDVDDSRLPLTSHSNLTVLVKYTASDITFGMDSNKNLTTNESDPVKFDCQSRGRPTPELQLTQSDTVLQRAEGGKLSLSEVSTRLSHTITAQCNNTGLYTCSAHNGVGDTQRDTAQLYVNCRPRLQEPAPTNLRLNYEGRPAQLSVNMLAFPLPDTFTFVFHGPGNNVSESETSGKLDMHCRNMVAAYIATCNITVNTMTSTDAGFYSVRIGNSVGSSNISFQVKYFGPNTETDARAGEILSTGATVGVTLALVLVVVGVVVVWMWRRHWVLPCASFSANGSNNTDCNQSAVLPPVSLQHEEQQNARSNEVQDDNQQATNQYDSLRTLDVGVKSEYAELSHYVNAGMNHANEAGPLYANTRPSSGRVYQNVGESFLV, encoded by the exons CTTGCAGGACTTCAGATTAACTTGTTTCAACACTGTACCG GTATCCAAATCCAGGAGTGTAACGATGGTGCCGTGGAGGCCGTGGAGAACACTACACGCTCTGTCACGTGTGCTGACGACACTGGTGGCGTCACCTGGCAGTATAGACTACCGAACGCCAGCACTACTAATCAAACAATCGGCACGTGCGGCTCCACTTGCACATTGGCACCGTCCCGTCCGAAAGGTTTGTTCAATCTGACACGGCTGTCTGCTTCCTCCAGTCGCCTGGGTCTCTCTTCCACGGTGACAGCAAGACAATACGCTGGTACTACGTTATGGTGTGGAACGGCACAGTGTAATCTGACAGTTACAG tgaaCGCAGAGTTAGGAGCCCTGGCGGTCAACTTGAGCAAACCCGACACAGGCGATGGATGGACAGTGAGCGGCACGGTGGAAATCACAAGGGTCTTCTCGTCCAGCGGACAGTACAGATGTGTCTGGTCACGAAGACATGGG AACGGACAGTACACTGAGGTTGCGAACGAAACACTATTCCCGGAAGCCAACCTTAACGACGAGGACAAGTCAGGGACCTGTGACTTCAATGACAGTCTGCCGGACACCACGGGTAACTACACATACAGGGTGCAGGTCTACCCTGGTGCTACCGAGAAAACAGACAGCAGTGTTGTCATTG CCTCCCCACCTACCCCCAGCATCAGCTGCACCCCCCGCAATGGCTACGTGTCGGAGGACACAGACGTGAGCTGCACGTGCAGTGGTAGTGTGGGCAGACCAGCGGGACGACTGGTGTGGGTCAGACGGAACAACAACGTGGACACCAGGGTCAAGGAGGGCAGTGATGGTCAGACCTCATTGAAGCTGACGATGACCGTCAACAGGAGTCATGACGGGAACGAGCTTCGCTGTGACGTGGACTGGGTGACGAACACCACGGGACCCGCCTACACTGTCAACGTGACTTGTGAGTGTTTGTTCATGTTATGCCTTGACTCAGCTGATGGCT CCCCACCATCTGAACCTGACctcagacggacagacgggATAACAAAACCTTACCTTGAGGGAGACAACGTGACCTTGACCTGTTTCGTGACCTCCAGCGGTCACCCCACAGCAAATCTTACCTGGAGCGGTCATGAGAACGGTGTCATCACTAATCCTGACTGGAAAACTTCAATCCTTCGGCTCCTGTCCGTGGGCAAGGGAGACCACCTGAGGAACATCACGTGTCACGCTGTCAATGATTTCACCCGACTCAAACAACGTGACCTCAGCGACGTCCAGACTCTATGGGTTTACT ACGGACCCAACATCACGTTAGACAGCAGTGCGGGCAACACGTGCATAATGACGTCAAACTCCATGAACTGCACAACTGTAGAAGGTCAACAGGTTCACTTTCGCTCTAACGCCGACAGTCACCCTCTTCCACAACGTTACGTCTGGCAGACACCTGATGGGTCTGACCTTGACCCAGCTAGTGGGGAAGACCTTGACATTGTGTCGATCAACAGATCACAGAGTGGTGTGTACCGGGTGCAAGTCAACACAACAATGCCTGACGTCGATGACTCACGTCTACCCTTGACGTCACACAGTAACCTGACTGTGCTTGTCAAGT ATACAGCGTCTGATATCACCTTTGGTATGGACAGCAACAAGAACCTCACCACAAACGAGAGCGACCCTGTGAAATTTGACTGCCAGTCACGTGGTAGACCTACCCCTGAGCTACAGTTGACCCAGAGCGACACGGTGTTACAGAGAGCAGAGGGAGGCAAGCTGAGTCTATCAGAGGTCAGCACACGGCTGTCCCACACCATCACTGCACAGTGCAACAACACGGGACTCTACACGTGCAGCGCTCACAACGGGGTGGGGGACACTCAGCGGGACACAGCTCAGCTCTACGTTAATT GTCGACCACGTCTACAGGAACCAGCGCCGACAAATCTTAGGTTGAACTACGAGGGACGTCCCGCACAGCTGTCTGTCAACATGCTGGCCTTCCCTCTGCCTGACACCTTCACCTTTGTCTTCCACGGTCCAGGAAACAACGTGTCTGAGTCAGAGACGTCTGGCAAACTGGACATGCATTGCAGGAACATGGTTGCTGCTTACATTGCTACATGCAACATTACTGTGAATACCATGACATCTACAGACGCTGGCTTCTACTCTGTGCGGATTGGGAACAGTGTTGGTTCTTCCAACATCAGCTTCCAAGTAAAATACTTTG GTcccaacacagagacagacgcCAGGGCCGGGGAAATCCTTAGTACTGGTGCTACAGTCGGTGTTACGTTGGCGTTGGTGCTTGTCGTCGTTGGTGTTGTCGTGGTGTGGATGTGGCGCCGCCATTGGGTTTTACCTTGCGCTTCTTTTTCTGCCAATG GAAGCAACAACACGGACTGTAACCA GTCCGCAGTGTTGCCCCCTGTGTCATTACAGCACGAAGAACAACAGAACGCCAGATCCAATGAGGTGCAAG ATGATAAccaacaagcaacaaaccagtACGACAGCCTGCGAACTCTAGACGTAGGGGTGAAGTCCGAGTACGCTGAACTCAGTCATTACGTGAACGCCGGGATGAACCATGCCAATGAAGCAG GTCCTCTCTACGCCAACACCCGACCATCGAGCGGAAGGGTCTACCAGAATGTAGGAGAAAgtttcttggtttaa